Proteins from a single region of Anthonomus grandis grandis chromosome 10, icAntGran1.3, whole genome shotgun sequence:
- the LOC126741658 gene encoding monocarboxylate transporter 12-like, producing the protein MAKQVKEPVSIDALPDGGWGWMVVLGAAVINMVNQALFSVFGLIFGETLKEMAGGHATGITLVMAVSVCVTNFSGLLVGPMIKRRISVRTITIFGVASVSAGMILSSFATAIWHIVISYGFLTGMGLGLVASSTFLAISEYFTTRKSTAVGLSMAGTSTGQMVMPTIVGLLIEKYDFHRTTLILGCVSCCGMIGAFLFRPIFCCKKPSDNNVAETGKYDLNSNSNVSRERKSENIQPDSAESQVLLAEDDKNGVTLQEKKDKEPPFIIVSKESMLQKRPSCLRKVVQTWDLHLLQDFKFVHMSLGLGLGYVSSITFSTFFPMFLQDEVHFTMWQTTTCMTALSAADIVGRMTISEIFRKLGMGNRSQFMVGALLLAVARSLLVYSTTYTMVMIMSVVVGYLRAITVINQNLVISEYIPKEELPSAVGLNMLVKGFFVISVGEPLGMLKDAWDYDVCIHLLDVILICIAISWSIEIILYKKCHWINQQEKKSLDNYTAAASVEN; encoded by the exons ATGGTCAACCAAGCACTATTCTCTGTCTTTGGTTTAATTTTTGGAGAGACCCTTAAGGAAATGGCTGGGGGACATGCAACTGGAATAACTCTTGTGATGGCAGTGAGTGTGTGTGTCACTAACTTTTCTGGTCTATTAGTGGGTCCTATGATTAAAAGACGCATTAGTGTTCGGACTATAACCATATTTGGTGTAGCAAGTGTTAGTGCTGGAATGATCTTATCAAGTTTTGCAACTGCTATTTGGCATATTGTTATTAGTTACGGATTTTTGACTG gtatggGGCTAGGATTAGTAGCTTCTTCAACATTTCTAGCCATAAGCGAGTATTTTACAACAAGAAAAAGCACAGCAGTAGGTCTATCGATGGCTGGAACCAGCACCGGCCAAATGGTCATGCCTACTATAGTcggtttattaatagaaaaatatgattttcatAGGACTACCCTTATCTTAGGCTGCGTGAGCTGTTGTGGAATGATAGGAGCTTTTTTAtttagg CCGATTTTCTGTTGTAAAAAGCCGTCTGATAACAATGTAGCGGAGACGGGAAAATACGATCTCAACAGTAACAGTAACGTATCTAGAGAACGTAAAAGTGAAAATATACAACCTGACAGCGCAGAATCTCAAGTTTTATTGGCAGAGGATGATAAGAATGGTGTTACACTACAAGAGAAGAAAGACAAGGAACCGCCTTTTATAATAGTTTCAAAGG aaagcaTGCTCCAAAAACGCCCTTCGTGTCTCAGAAAGGTGGTGCAGACCTGGGATCTCCACCTACTCCAAGATTTCAAATTTGTTCATATGTCACTAGGCTTAGGACTGGGCTATGTCAGCTCTATAACCTTCAGCACATTTTTTCCTATGTTTTTGCAAGATGAGGTACATTTTACAATGTGGCAGACTACAACATGTATGACTGCACTTTCAGCAGCTGACATAGTTGGCAGAATGACTATTTCTGAGATCTTCAGAAAGCTAGGAATGGGAAATCGATCTCAGTTTATGGTTGGAGCTCTATTGCTAGCTGTAGCTAGATCGT TACTGGTATATTCCACGACGTATACTATGGTCATGATAATGTCAGTAGTTGTGGGTTATTTAAGAGCAATCACAGTAATTAACCAAAACCTAGTAATATCGGAGTATATTCCAAAAGAAGAACTTCCATCTGCCGTAGGGCTTAACATGCTGGTGAAGGGTTTCTTCGTAATTTCTGTAGGAGAACCTTTGG GTATGCTTAAGGATGCTTGGGACTACGACGTATGCATTCACTTATTAGATGTGATCCTGATATGTATCGCAATATCTTGGtcaatagaaattattttatacaagaAATGTCACTGGATAAATCAgcaagaaaaaaaatcgttagACAATTACACCGCCGCAGCTTCGGTagagaattaa